From Hydractinia symbiolongicarpus strain clone_291-10 chromosome 11, HSymV2.1, whole genome shotgun sequence, the proteins below share one genomic window:
- the LOC130613745 gene encoding histamine H2 receptor-like isoform X1 produces MNITEKVEEHSGYVFSILDVVSSIILTLSVIFNLLGVYLLKQHKSQRNIIQNSILVSMSLSEVLIALVDIVYMIAKFAGLDEETSNIFVYCEEVVAGLFFTYYTVLFMLTFDRLLAFVLLLKYHSIVTIKRTRCCIVVAWVVGVIIAFPFFFLSPDTFFETWYKYIYLILDGIILATVFITYSYIFNKTSRKRRTVASGVAGREKMFVVTTIIIATFVLLVVIPDILYAYRFVIHKIGSDTEETIIGLCWELNYLCDPCIYIFLQKNIRTILLQKASKLYRKKEIDKITIFDNARDDKSHIYSFSNEVVEETKVRPNSGSFDTKM; encoded by the coding sequence ATGAATATAACGGAAAAAGTAGAAGAGCATTCTGGTTATGTGTTTTCAATACTTGATGTCGTGTCCAGCATAATACTAACATTATCTGTGATTTTCAACTTACTTGGTGTTTACCTACTGAAACAACATAAATCTCAACGTAATATAATCCAAAATTCTATCCTAGTTTCAATGAGCTTATCAGAAGTTCTCATAGCTCTTGTTGATATTGTCTACATGATCGCGAAATTTGCAGGATTGGACGAAGAgacttcaaatatttttgtatattgcGAAGAGGTTGTTGCTGGTCTGTTTTTCACTTATTATACAGTTTTATTTATGTTAACATTTGATAGACTGTTAGCGTTCGTGCTGCTTTTAAAATACCATAGCATTGTGACTATAAAAAGAACACGGTGTTGTATAGTTGTTGCGTGGGTTGTCGGAGTTATAATTGCTTTTCCATTCTTCTTTCTGAGTCCAGATACATTTTTTGAGACAtggtataaatatatatacttgatTCTGGATGGTATAATTCTAGCCACTGTTTTTATAACGTATTCATATATCTTTAACAAAACTTCTAGGAAGCGCAGAACAGTAGCGTCTGGTGTTGCAGGCAGAGAAAAGATGTTTGTTGTGACAACTATAATTATCGCAACTTTCGTTCTACTTGTGGTTATTCCTGATATATTATACGCGTATCGGTTTGTAATCCACAAAATAGGAAGCGACACGGAAGAGACCATTATTGGATTGTGTTGGGAATTAAACTATCTTTGTGACCCTTGTATATACATATTTCTTCAGAAAAACATTCGAACAATACTGTTGCAGAAAGCCTCAAAATTATATCGTAAAAAAGAAATTGACAAAATAACTATTTTCGACAATGCTCGAGATGACAAAAGTCATATTTACTCGTTTTCAAATGAAGTTGTTGAGGAGACCAAAGTTAGGCCCAATAGTGGATCATTTGACACTAAAATGTAA
- the LOC130613745 gene encoding uncharacterized protein LOC130613745 isoform X2, with amino-acid sequence MNITEKVEEHSGYVFSILDVVSSIILTLSVIFNLLGVYLLKQHKSQRNIIQNSILVSMSLSEVLIALVDIVYMIAKFAGLDEETSNIFVYCEEVVAGLFFTYYTVLFMLTFDRLLAFVLLLKYHSIVTIKRTRCCIVVAWVVGVIIAFPFFFLSPDTFFETWKRRTVASGVAGREKMFVVTTIIIATFVLLVVIPDILYAYRFVIHKIGSDTEETIIGLCWELNYLCDPCIYIFLQKNIRTILLQKASKLYRKKEIDKITIFDNARDDKSHIYSFSNEVVEETKVRPNSGSFDTKM; translated from the exons ATGAATATAACGGAAAAAGTAGAAGAGCATTCTGGTTATGTGTTTTCAATACTTGATGTCGTGTCCAGCATAATACTAACATTATCTGTGATTTTCAACTTACTTGGTGTTTACCTACTGAAACAACATAAATCTCAACGTAATATAATCCAAAATTCTATCCTAGTTTCAATGAGCTTATCAGAAGTTCTCATAGCTCTTGTTGATATTGTCTACATGATCGCGAAATTTGCAGGATTGGACGAAGAgacttcaaatatttttgtatattgcGAAGAGGTTGTTGCTGGTCTGTTTTTCACTTATTATACAGTTTTATTTATGTTAACATTTGATAGACTGTTAGCGTTCGTGCTGCTTTTAAAATACCATAGCATTGTGACTATAAAAAGAACACGGTGTTGTATAGTTGTTGCGTGGGTTGTCGGAGTTATAATTGCTTTTCCATTCTTCTTTCTGAGTCCAGATACATTTTTTGAGACAtg GAAGCGCAGAACAGTAGCGTCTGGTGTTGCAGGCAGAGAAAAGATGTTTGTTGTGACAACTATAATTATCGCAACTTTCGTTCTACTTGTGGTTATTCCTGATATATTATACGCGTATCGGTTTGTAATCCACAAAATAGGAAGCGACACGGAAGAGACCATTATTGGATTGTGTTGGGAATTAAACTATCTTTGTGACCCTTGTATATACATATTTCTTCAGAAAAACATTCGAACAATACTGTTGCAGAAAGCCTCAAAATTATATCGTAAAAAAGAAATTGACAAAATAACTATTTTCGACAATGCTCGAGATGACAAAAGTCATATTTACTCGTTTTCAAATGAAGTTGTTGAGGAGACCAAAGTTAGGCCCAATAGTGGATCATTTGACACTAAAATGTAA